The genomic segment TTCTCATTGTTCCTGCGCCCAACGATTGAGTCCGGCTGCATCTTGCGAGTAAGCGAAGCGCTGCTTACAAGGCACAGACTGGAACGAAAAGGGTGTGCATGGATTCGGACTAAGCGACCGGCTTGATGTTCTGATTCAAGCGGAAAAGGTTCGTGGGGTCGTATTTGCGCTTCAGTTGAACCAGCCGTTGGTAGTTTGACCCATAGGCCGCCGGAATGCGGTTGGCCTCATCTTGTGTAAGAAAATTAACGTATACGCCACCTGTCGCGTATGGCGCAGTTGCATTGGAGAACTCACGAGCCCAGGAAATACACGTCTTATCATCTTCGCGTTTCTCCCAGCGGCTATGCGCGTTGAGGACAAACTTTGTGTCTCGCTGAGCGTACGCTGTAGCATCCTTCGGTACGCGGTTCGCTTGCCCACTCAGAAGCCCGATAAAGAGCTCGCATTGAGATGTCGGAAGCTTGGCTGCATACTCGATCATTGAGTCGATGGCATTGTCGCTGAGTTCCGAGAAGTTGTGCGACTTCCAATAATTTCGCACACCGGCGATGAGCAAGGGGTCGAATGTTTTTTGCCACGCCGTGTATGGCTGCGACCCGATATGTTCGCCATGCGGCTGACCAAAACTGCGCAGAGGTTCGATCGCCCGCATTCCCGCCTCGATATCTCCGACGTAGAGAAACGGAAAGACAACGACTTCCTTCCCGTGAACCTCCGCGGGAAGGAACGGCAACGGCGGCGCCTGACGTAATATCACCCAAACGTTCAAATCCTCGGAAATCTGATCCACGAACTCACGGTACTTCACGAGCAGGGTCTTGGCTTGCGTGAAGGGGAAAACGATG from the Candidatus Brocadia sp. genome contains:
- a CDS encoding FAD-binding oxidoreductase, encoding MAGIQNEVIEKFKSQVRGKVLLPGEPGFDTARTVWNAMIDRKPGLIVWCAGVADVIRSVVLARDHDLLLSVRGGGHNIAGNAVCDDGLMIDLSAMKSVRVNPETCRAYVEPGATLADFDHEAQTFGLATPLGINSTTGVAGLTLGGGFGWLTRKYGLSIDNLLSADVITAEGKLVRANAQENPDLFWAIRGGGGNFGVVTLFEFQLHPVGPDVLSGIIVFPFTQAKTLLVKYREFVDQISEDLNVWVILRQAPPLPFLPAEVHGKEVVVFPFLYVGDIEAGMRAIEPLRSFGQPHGEHIGSQPYTAWQKTFDPLLIAGVRNYWKSHNFSELSDNAIDSMIEYAAKLPTSQCELFIGLLSGQANRVPKDATAYAQRDTKFVLNAHSRWEKREDDKTCISWAREFSNATAPYATGGVYVNFLTQDEANRIPAAYGSNYQRLVQLKRKYDPTNLFRLNQNIKPVA